From Deinococcus terrestris, a single genomic window includes:
- a CDS encoding putative iron-sulfur cluster-binding metallochaperone encodes MTTPDCCAPTTPVAVTTCPVCGTTGRTVQLVTLKALLTPAALATLDPGEAHRFCADAACDVVYFSASRTYRQAEVKVPVFQKDGRGSTPACYCFGHTRADLEQATREGGAGAIPQAIQTHIRAGRCGCEVNNPQGSCCLGNVNRTLAALQTPAETGRAGCC; translated from the coding sequence ATGACCACTCCTGATTGCTGCGCTCCGACCACGCCGGTCGCGGTGACCACCTGTCCCGTCTGTGGCACCACGGGCAGGACGGTTCAACTCGTCACCCTCAAGGCCCTGCTGACCCCAGCCGCGCTCGCCACCCTCGATCCCGGGGAGGCGCACCGCTTCTGCGCTGACGCCGCCTGCGACGTGGTGTACTTCAGCGCCTCCCGGACCTACCGGCAGGCGGAGGTGAAGGTGCCGGTCTTCCAGAAGGACGGGCGCGGCAGCACGCCCGCCTGTTACTGCTTCGGCCACACCCGCGCCGACCTGGAACAGGCCACCCGGGAGGGAGGGGCCGGGGCCATCCCCCAGGCCATCCAGACCCATATCCGGGCCGGGCGCTGCGGGTGCGAGGTCAACAACCCCCAGGGAAGCTGCTGCCTGGGGAACGTGAACCGCACCCTGGCCGCCCTCCAGACTCCCGCTGAGACAGGGCGTGCCGGATGCTGCTGA
- a CDS encoding IS630 family transposase, whose translation MEYSLAGREGCRAELGRPHRSVDGVLHSEKNAVQPHRKRQWCIAHLTANFLCEMERVLDVYSRPYDDRFPVLCFDEQPCFLIGDVMAPVPSEPGRVAKQDYEYQRFGSAAVLLAVEPKTGRRFVQVCARRTAEEYTAFMQNLERAYPAAVQITLVQDHLNTHHGGSFYKFMSPQAAHRLVGRFEWVYTPKHASWLNMAELEFSALQRQCLNRRIPVLERLRSEVEAWVAARSRAGVTLNWQFSTQVARRTLGRHYEAIRIK comes from the coding sequence ATGGAGTATTCGCTTGCTGGCAGAGAAGGCTGTAGAGCTGAACTTGGTCGACCACATCGCTCCGTCGACGGTGTTCTACATTCTGAAAAAAACGCGGTCCAGCCGCACCGCAAAAGGCAGTGGTGCATCGCGCACCTGACGGCGAATTTCCTCTGCGAGATGGAACGCGTTCTGGACGTGTACTCTCGGCCCTACGACGACCGTTTTCCCGTGTTGTGCTTCGATGAGCAACCCTGCTTCCTGATCGGTGACGTCATGGCCCCGGTTCCATCGGAACCGGGGCGAGTCGCCAAACAAGACTACGAATACCAGCGCTTTGGGAGCGCGGCTGTGTTGCTGGCCGTCGAGCCGAAAACAGGCCGACGGTTTGTCCAGGTCTGTGCCCGACGGACCGCCGAGGAGTACACCGCCTTCATGCAGAACCTGGAACGGGCCTATCCAGCAGCCGTCCAGATCACCCTGGTTCAGGACCACCTCAATACGCATCACGGCGGCAGTTTCTACAAGTTCATGTCGCCACAGGCGGCCCACCGGTTGGTGGGCCGCTTCGAGTGGGTCTACACGCCCAAACATGCCTCGTGGCTGAACATGGCAGAACTGGAATTCAGTGCCCTTCAGCGGCAGTGCTTGAACCGGCGTATTCCAGTGCTGGAACGGCTTCGGTCGGAAGTCGAGGCTTGGGTGGCAGCGCGTTCACGCGCGGGCGTCACCCTCAACTGGCAG